From Actinopolyspora lacussalsi, a single genomic window includes:
- a CDS encoding propionyl-CoA carboxylase beta chain (product_source=KO:K01966; cath_funfam=3.90.226.10; cog=COG4799; ko=KO:K01966; pfam=PF01039; superfamily=52096), which yields MADNEPSGTSERIDDLEQRRVEAVSRADEVAAAKQHPKGKYTARERIELLVDEDSFVEVGEFTLRRPTSLDTGDDRCYGDGVVTGYATVDGRRICLFSHDFTTYGGSMGEAFGEKVLKIMDMATKAGCPVVGINDSGGARIQEGVVSLAYYAELSRRNSKASGVVPQISVVMGPCAGGAVYTPALTDFTVMVDRTSRMFVTGPDVVRSVTGENISAEELGGAEVNGSVTGNAHYVASDEVDALDWVRTLLAFLPANNMAVPPEYPVLEPAAAASELDTVVPDSPNRSYDMRRVLAAVLDDGELLEVHASFAPNVLCGFGRVEGRTVGVVASQPLRQSGIMDIDASEKAARFVRFCDAFNIALLTFADVPGYLPGREQEQRGIIRRGAKLLYAYSEATVPKVTVVTRKAYGGGYAVMGSKHLGADVNLAWPTAEIAVMGAEGAVELLYRAELAEAEANGVRASVRAKLIAEYRATMTTPYVAAERGYVDSVIRPAMTRARVSDALLMLEAKREESPPKKHSTMPL from the coding sequence ATGGCGGACAACGAACCCAGTGGTACGTCCGAACGCATCGACGATCTCGAACAACGGCGTGTCGAAGCGGTTTCCCGGGCAGACGAGGTAGCGGCGGCCAAACAGCACCCCAAGGGCAAGTACACCGCACGGGAACGCATCGAGCTACTGGTCGACGAGGACTCCTTCGTCGAGGTCGGTGAGTTCACGCTGCGGCGCCCCACCTCGTTGGACACGGGCGACGACCGCTGTTACGGCGACGGGGTGGTGACCGGTTACGCGACGGTGGACGGCAGGCGGATCTGCCTCTTCTCGCACGACTTCACCACCTACGGCGGAAGCATGGGTGAGGCATTCGGCGAGAAGGTTCTCAAGATCATGGACATGGCCACCAAGGCGGGGTGCCCCGTCGTCGGCATCAACGATTCCGGCGGGGCGCGAATCCAGGAAGGGGTGGTCTCGCTCGCCTACTACGCGGAGCTGAGCAGGCGCAACTCGAAGGCATCGGGAGTGGTTCCCCAGATATCGGTGGTCATGGGGCCGTGTGCGGGTGGCGCCGTCTACACGCCCGCGCTGACCGACTTCACCGTGATGGTCGACCGGACCTCGCGCATGTTCGTAACCGGCCCCGACGTCGTGCGTTCGGTGACCGGGGAGAACATCTCGGCCGAGGAACTCGGGGGAGCCGAGGTCAACGGCAGCGTGACCGGCAACGCCCACTACGTCGCCTCGGACGAGGTCGACGCGCTCGACTGGGTGCGGACGCTGCTGGCGTTCCTGCCGGCCAACAACATGGCCGTGCCGCCGGAGTATCCGGTGTTGGAGCCCGCCGCTGCCGCGTCCGAGCTCGACACCGTGGTGCCCGACTCGCCCAACCGGTCCTACGACATGCGGCGGGTACTGGCGGCGGTGCTCGACGACGGCGAGCTGCTGGAGGTGCACGCCTCGTTCGCCCCGAACGTGCTGTGCGGTTTCGGCCGAGTGGAGGGACGAACCGTCGGAGTGGTCGCCAGCCAGCCACTGCGGCAGTCGGGGATAATGGACATCGACGCATCCGAGAAGGCCGCACGCTTCGTGCGGTTCTGCGACGCGTTCAACATCGCCCTGCTCACGTTCGCCGACGTGCCCGGTTATCTTCCCGGCAGGGAACAGGAGCAGCGGGGGATAATCCGACGCGGTGCCAAGCTGCTCTACGCCTACTCGGAGGCCACCGTTCCCAAGGTGACCGTGGTGACCAGGAAGGCCTACGGCGGCGGTTACGCAGTGATGGGGTCCAAACATCTCGGTGCCGACGTCAATTTGGCCTGGCCCACCGCGGAGATCGCGGTCATGGGGGCAGAAGGCGCGGTCGAACTGCTCTACCGCGCCGAGCTGGCCGAAGCCGAGGCCAACGGCGTCCGCGCCTCGGTCCGCGCGAAGCTGATCGCCGAGTACCGGGCCACCATGACGACCCCGTACGTGGCGGCCGAACGCGGCTACGTCGATTCGGTGATCCGGCCCGCCATGACACGCGCCCGAGTGTCCGACGCGTTGCTGATGCTCGAGGCGAAGCGGGAGGAATCCCCACCGAAGAAGCACAGCACTATGCCACTGTGA